The following proteins are co-located in the Dietzia timorensis genome:
- a CDS encoding VOC family protein, giving the protein MSMSIQFYSYISFPGNAAEAMSYYAEIFGGTAEIMKYGDNPMEGMPFTPPADAVAHAQLEGPVRLAGGDSMAENPDPLDIHNYSFLLYFDSVEEAQEMIEKFTSTGGKVEMPFDLAPWGDHYGQIVDKFGVLWALNVPAQQG; this is encoded by the coding sequence ATGAGCATGTCGATCCAGTTCTATTCCTACATTTCCTTCCCCGGCAACGCCGCCGAGGCGATGTCGTACTATGCCGAGATCTTCGGCGGCACCGCGGAGATCATGAAGTATGGCGATAACCCGATGGAGGGGATGCCGTTCACTCCGCCCGCAGACGCCGTAGCCCACGCCCAGCTCGAGGGTCCGGTTCGGTTGGCCGGCGGCGACTCGATGGCCGAGAACCCGGATCCGCTGGACATCCACAACTATTCGTTCCTGCTGTACTTCGATTCGGTCGAGGAAGCGCAGGAAATGATCGAGAAGTTCACCTCCACCGGGGGCAAGGTCGAGATGCCGTTCGATCTCGCTCCGTGGGGCGATCATTACGGTCAGATCGTCGACAAGTTCGGCGTTCTCTGGGCGCTCAACGTTCCCGCCCAGCAGGGATAG
- the ligA gene encoding NAD-dependent DNA ligase LigA, whose protein sequence is MSEKPDRNEESAPATSTSEDIPPKVRGRWQELAEEVRGHQFRYYVKDAPIISDGEFDAMLRELQELEEAHPQLRTPDSPTQVVGGGFETDFSSVEHLERMLSLDNAFSEEELRDWVHHATQESGTSAADLPFLCELKIDGVAIDLVYRDGVLERAATRGDGTTGEDVTLNARTIEDIPTELRGTKSRPIPALLEVRGEVFFRLEDFEQLNRSLVEAGKDPFANPRNSAAGSLRQKNPAVTAKRRLGMICHGLGAVEGATFESLHDVYTALGEWGLPTSEYTRQVTGADAVIEQMKYWGEHRHDPVHEIDGLVVKIDDRSVQRRLGSTSRAPRWAIAFKYPPEEVTTQLLDVAASVGRTGRVTPFAKMKPVLVAGSTVAMATLHNQTEVARKGVRIGDDVVIRKAGDVIPEVLGPVADTRDGSEWEYRFSTLCPECGCELAPAKDGDADWRCPNQQFCPAQLRQRLIYLASRSALDIETLGEKGARELLTRGVLTDESTLFSLTAADLERTDLYTTKSGTLGATGKKLLEQLEGAKDYPLWRVLVSLSIRHVGPTAARALATKFGSMDAIRSANVEDLADTDGVGATIAQSVLDWFDVGWHREIVDRWTADGVSMEDEPDESTPRTLEGLTIVVTGSLTGFTRDGAKEAIITRGGKASGSVSKKTDFVVVGDSPGSKADKAEQLGVRVLDEEGFRSLIDGGPSAVA, encoded by the coding sequence GTGAGCGAAAAGCCGGACCGCAACGAAGAATCAGCGCCTGCGACGTCAACAAGCGAGGACATCCCGCCGAAGGTGCGCGGGCGATGGCAGGAGCTGGCCGAGGAAGTGCGCGGACATCAGTTCCGCTACTACGTCAAGGACGCGCCGATCATCAGTGATGGCGAGTTCGACGCGATGCTGCGGGAGTTGCAGGAGCTCGAGGAGGCGCACCCCCAGCTGCGGACTCCGGATTCGCCGACCCAGGTCGTCGGCGGGGGTTTCGAGACCGATTTTTCGTCGGTGGAGCATCTCGAGCGGATGCTCAGCCTCGATAACGCCTTCAGCGAAGAGGAGCTACGCGACTGGGTGCATCACGCAACGCAGGAGTCCGGAACTTCGGCTGCGGACCTGCCGTTTCTGTGTGAGCTCAAGATCGACGGTGTGGCGATCGACCTGGTGTACCGAGACGGCGTTCTCGAGCGCGCGGCGACGCGCGGCGATGGCACCACCGGCGAGGATGTCACGCTGAACGCGCGCACGATCGAGGACATCCCCACCGAGCTGCGAGGCACGAAGTCTCGCCCGATACCCGCGCTGCTCGAGGTGCGCGGGGAGGTGTTCTTCCGGCTTGAGGATTTCGAGCAGCTCAATCGTTCCCTCGTGGAGGCGGGCAAGGACCCATTCGCGAATCCTCGAAACAGTGCTGCGGGTTCGTTGCGGCAAAAGAACCCGGCCGTCACCGCCAAGCGGCGCCTCGGGATGATCTGCCACGGCCTCGGCGCCGTCGAGGGAGCCACGTTCGAATCGCTCCACGACGTGTACACCGCGCTCGGCGAGTGGGGGCTGCCGACCTCCGAATACACCCGGCAGGTTACCGGTGCCGACGCCGTGATCGAGCAGATGAAGTATTGGGGCGAGCATCGCCACGACCCGGTTCACGAGATCGACGGACTCGTGGTGAAGATCGACGACCGCAGCGTGCAGCGGCGCCTGGGCTCGACCTCGCGCGCCCCGCGCTGGGCGATCGCCTTTAAGTACCCTCCGGAGGAAGTGACGACACAACTGCTCGACGTCGCCGCGAGTGTCGGCCGCACCGGGCGGGTGACTCCTTTTGCGAAGATGAAACCCGTCCTCGTGGCCGGTTCCACAGTGGCGATGGCAACGCTGCACAACCAGACGGAGGTCGCCCGAAAAGGCGTTCGCATCGGCGACGACGTGGTGATCCGTAAGGCCGGGGACGTCATTCCCGAGGTCCTAGGGCCGGTCGCCGATACGCGCGACGGGAGCGAGTGGGAATACCGATTCTCGACGCTGTGCCCGGAGTGCGGTTGCGAGCTCGCGCCCGCAAAGGACGGGGATGCCGATTGGCGCTGCCCGAACCAGCAATTTTGTCCCGCACAGCTGCGGCAGAGGTTGATCTATCTCGCCTCGCGTTCCGCTCTCGATATCGAGACGCTGGGGGAGAAGGGCGCCCGTGAGCTCCTTACTCGCGGCGTGCTGACCGACGAATCCACGCTGTTCTCGCTCACCGCCGCGGACCTGGAACGTACGGACCTGTACACCACCAAGTCCGGCACGCTGGGCGCCACGGGGAAAAAACTTCTCGAGCAGCTCGAAGGTGCGAAGGACTATCCGTTGTGGAGAGTTCTGGTCTCTCTGTCCATCCGGCACGTCGGGCCGACGGCGGCACGCGCGCTTGCGACGAAATTCGGATCCATGGACGCCATCCGCTCGGCAAATGTAGAGGATCTCGCGGATACAGACGGAGTGGGCGCGACCATCGCCCAATCGGTGCTCGACTGGTTCGACGTCGGTTGGCATCGGGAAATTGTCGACCGGTGGACCGCCGACGGGGTGTCCATGGAGGACGAGCCAGACGAGTCGACCCCGCGCACACTTGAGGGGCTCACGATCGTCGTCACCGGTTCGCTCACCGGGTTCACGCGTGATGGCGCCAAGGAGGCGATCATCACCCGCGGCGGAAAGGCGTCCGGTTCGGTATCGAAGAAGACCGACTTCGTGGTGGTCGGCGATTCGCCCGGCTCCAAGGCGGACAAAGCAGAACAGTTAGGTGTTCGCGTGCTCGATGAGGAAGGGTTCCGGTCGCTTATCGACGGCGGACCATCAGCGGTCGCGTAA
- a CDS encoding ACT domain-containing protein, which produces MSYLLRVTVPDRPGSLGGLAVALGSVDANIVSLDVVEHFDGAAIDDIVVDVPTGALPDTLITAAESLDGVSVVSLRPFDGRIGAHQELQLIDSVSTSGRKALGVLAQELPGVLGVSWALVVENDDAGARLLARGDSAPGDVDSLGVPMPVGEHAIEVDPTTEGLPDSWTVMDTALASAGLGGRLVLVIGRIGGPDFRPAELARFGYFAGIVSSVLPASARSAEK; this is translated from the coding sequence ATGTCTTACCTGTTGCGCGTCACCGTCCCCGACCGTCCGGGTTCCCTCGGCGGCCTGGCGGTTGCGCTGGGCTCGGTGGACGCCAATATCGTCAGCCTCGATGTCGTCGAACATTTCGATGGCGCGGCGATCGACGATATCGTCGTCGACGTCCCAACCGGCGCCCTTCCCGATACGCTCATTACCGCAGCCGAGAGCCTCGACGGCGTGTCGGTCGTATCTCTGCGCCCGTTCGATGGACGCATCGGCGCGCACCAAGAGCTTCAGCTCATCGATTCGGTGAGCACGTCCGGACGCAAAGCGCTTGGCGTCCTGGCCCAGGAACTGCCGGGAGTGCTCGGTGTCAGTTGGGCGCTGGTCGTCGAGAATGACGACGCAGGTGCCCGCCTTCTCGCGCGGGGCGATTCTGCGCCGGGCGATGTGGACTCCCTCGGCGTTCCCATGCCGGTCGGCGAGCACGCCATCGAGGTTGATCCGACGACTGAGGGCCTGCCGGACTCGTGGACTGTCATGGACACGGCTCTGGCCTCCGCCGGCCTCGGCGGGCGGCTCGTCCTCGTCATCGGGCGCATCGGAGGACCGGACTTCCGCCCTGCCGAGCTCGCGCGTTTCGGGTACTTCGCCGGCATCGTCAGCTCGGTACTCCCCGCGTCCGCACGTTCCGCCGAGAAGTAG
- the mnmA gene encoding tRNA 2-thiouridine(34) synthase MnmA, whose product MKVLAAMSGGVDSAVAAARAVAAGHEVIGVHLALSTNPATLRTGSRGCCSREDAGDARRVADMLGIPFYVWDFAERFREDVIDDFVASYAAGETPNPCLRCNEKIKFEALLERGIEMGYDAVATGHYARLAREVDADGATRTVLRRAVDEAKDQSYVLGVLTPEQLEHSMFPLGDSLKPDVRAEAEAAGFTVASKPDSHDICFIPSGDTQAFLGAKIGLRPGAMVDASTGEELGTHDGVHGFTIGQRKGLGLERPAPDGKPRYVTSIDAESGTVTVGGSEHLTVDGLVADRPYWLADDAIRETDCEVQVRAHGNVVPARLVRVDGAEGEEFHLDLGEPLRGVAPGQAAVIYLPDADHGDRVLGSATIRDTRSVAVSA is encoded by the coding sequence ATGAAGGTACTTGCGGCAATGAGTGGCGGTGTGGACTCGGCAGTGGCCGCCGCCCGCGCCGTGGCCGCCGGCCACGAAGTCATCGGGGTGCACCTGGCGCTGTCGACAAACCCCGCGACCCTGCGCACGGGTTCGCGTGGCTGTTGCTCGCGCGAGGACGCCGGCGATGCGCGCCGCGTTGCCGACATGCTCGGTATCCCGTTCTACGTGTGGGATTTCGCAGAACGTTTTCGCGAGGACGTCATCGACGATTTCGTCGCGTCATACGCGGCGGGGGAAACGCCTAATCCGTGCCTGCGGTGCAACGAGAAGATCAAGTTCGAGGCACTACTCGAGCGTGGTATCGAGATGGGGTACGACGCCGTGGCGACCGGGCACTACGCTCGCCTTGCACGCGAGGTCGACGCGGACGGCGCCACGCGCACGGTACTGCGGCGCGCGGTCGACGAGGCGAAGGACCAGTCGTACGTGTTGGGTGTGCTCACCCCGGAGCAACTCGAGCACTCGATGTTCCCGCTCGGCGATTCGCTCAAACCGGATGTGCGCGCCGAGGCCGAAGCCGCCGGCTTCACCGTGGCGAGCAAGCCCGACTCCCACGACATCTGCTTTATCCCCTCCGGGGACACCCAGGCGTTCCTGGGCGCGAAGATCGGACTTCGCCCCGGCGCCATGGTCGACGCCTCTACAGGCGAAGAGTTGGGTACGCACGACGGGGTGCACGGCTTTACCATCGGGCAGCGTAAGGGCCTCGGCCTCGAACGCCCTGCGCCAGATGGCAAACCCCGGTATGTGACGTCGATCGACGCGGAATCCGGGACAGTCACGGTCGGCGGCTCCGAACATCTCACCGTCGACGGACTCGTCGCCGACAGGCCGTACTGGCTAGCGGACGACGCGATCAGGGAGACCGACTGCGAGGTGCAGGTCCGCGCCCACGGCAACGTCGTCCCCGCGCGTCTCGTCCGCGTCGACGGCGCAGAAGGCGAGGAGTTCCATCTCGACCTCGGTGAGCCGCTGCGCGGTGTCGCGCCCGGACAGGCCGCCGTCATCTACCTTCCCGACGCCGACCACGGGGACCGCGTGCTCGGCTCGGCCACGATCCGCGACACCCGCTCGGTCGCGGTGAGCGCATAG
- the gatA gene encoding Asp-tRNA(Asn)/Glu-tRNA(Gln) amidotransferase subunit GatA: protein MADSTYTTVAGDSLLGLGAAELAEKIAAKEVTSEEVTRAHLDRIAEIDGDINAFLHVGAEQALDAARAADKSIAEGTAGPLAGVPVALKDVFTTTDAPTTCGSKILEGYISPYDSTVTKKLREAGMPILGKTNMDEFAMGSSTENSAYGPTRNPHDTTKTPGGSGGGSAAALASFQAPLAIGTDTGGSIRQPAALTGTVGVKPTYGGVSRYGLVACASSLDQGGPCGRTVLDTALLHEAIGGHDPRDSTSLDAAVPGVVAAAREGARGDLAGVRIGVVDEFDLSTGAQPGVREQFNAALTRLEELGAEIVNVSCPNFQHATSAYYLILPSEVSSNLARFDAMRYGLRVDDDGEHSAEQVMAATRDAGFGPEVKRRIIIGTYALSAGYYDAYYGSAQKVRTLIARDFDAAYDKVDVLVSPATPSTAFGLGEKIDDPLSMYLFDLFTLPLNLAGHCGMSLPAGLAPDTGLPVGLQIMAPPQADDRLYKVGAAFEAAQKG, encoded by the coding sequence ATGGCAGACAGCACCTACACCACGGTGGCCGGCGATTCGCTCCTCGGGCTCGGCGCCGCCGAACTGGCCGAGAAGATCGCCGCGAAGGAGGTGACCTCGGAGGAGGTCACCCGCGCCCATCTCGACCGCATCGCGGAGATCGACGGCGACATCAATGCCTTCCTCCATGTCGGCGCGGAGCAGGCGCTCGACGCCGCTCGTGCCGCAGATAAGTCGATCGCAGAGGGTACGGCCGGGCCTCTTGCGGGCGTGCCCGTCGCGCTCAAGGACGTATTCACGACCACGGACGCACCGACGACGTGCGGCTCGAAGATCCTCGAAGGCTACATTTCGCCGTATGACTCGACGGTGACGAAGAAGCTCCGCGAGGCGGGCATGCCGATCCTCGGTAAGACGAACATGGACGAATTCGCCATGGGCTCGTCGACCGAGAATTCCGCCTATGGTCCGACCCGTAACCCGCACGACACCACCAAGACGCCGGGCGGCTCCGGCGGTGGATCCGCCGCGGCGCTCGCGTCGTTCCAGGCGCCTCTGGCCATCGGCACCGACACCGGCGGTTCGATCCGCCAGCCGGCGGCTCTCACCGGCACGGTCGGTGTGAAGCCGACCTACGGCGGTGTGTCCCGTTATGGGCTCGTGGCCTGCGCATCTTCCTTGGACCAGGGGGGTCCGTGCGGCCGCACGGTGCTCGACACCGCGCTGCTCCACGAGGCGATCGGCGGACACGACCCCCGTGACTCGACCTCGCTCGACGCGGCCGTGCCCGGCGTCGTCGCCGCGGCCCGCGAAGGCGCGCGGGGCGACCTCGCCGGAGTCCGCATCGGCGTCGTCGACGAATTCGACCTGAGTACGGGCGCGCAGCCCGGAGTGCGCGAACAGTTCAACGCAGCCCTCACCCGGCTCGAGGAACTCGGGGCCGAGATCGTCAACGTCTCGTGCCCGAATTTCCAGCACGCAACCTCGGCCTACTACCTGATTCTCCCGTCGGAGGTCTCGTCCAACCTCGCCCGCTTCGACGCGATGCGCTACGGGCTTCGCGTCGACGACGACGGAGAGCACTCGGCCGAGCAGGTTATGGCAGCCACTCGCGACGCCGGCTTCGGGCCCGAGGTCAAGCGCCGCATCATCATCGGCACTTATGCGCTATCGGCGGGATACTACGACGCGTACTACGGCTCGGCGCAGAAGGTTCGCACGCTGATTGCAAGGGACTTCGACGCAGCGTACGACAAGGTCGACGTCCTCGTTTCTCCCGCGACCCCGAGTACGGCATTCGGGCTCGGTGAGAAGATCGACGACCCACTGTCGATGTACCTGTTCGACCTGTTCACGCTTCCGCTCAACCTCGCCGGCCACTGCGGGATGTCACTACCCGCGGGACTTGCGCCCGATACCGGGCTGCCGGTGGGGCTGCAGATCATGGCTCCGCCGCAAGCTGATGACCGCCTCTACAAGGTTGGCGCCGCGTTCGAGGCTGCGCAGAAGGGGTAG
- the gatC gene encoding Asp-tRNA(Asn)/Glu-tRNA(Gln) amidotransferase subunit GatC, with the protein MSAISRDDVAHLAKLSRLGLTDSELDEFAGQLEKILEHVATVSDVAGDDIPAMSHPTPIVNVNREDERVAGLTPDEALDQAPKSAQQRFQVPQILGED; encoded by the coding sequence GTGTCCGCGATCTCACGCGACGATGTCGCCCACCTCGCCAAGCTCTCGCGCTTGGGTCTGACCGATAGCGAACTCGACGAGTTCGCAGGCCAGCTCGAGAAGATTCTCGAGCACGTCGCGACGGTGAGTGACGTCGCAGGCGACGACATTCCCGCCATGAGCCACCCCACCCCGATCGTGAATGTGAATCGGGAGGACGAGCGTGTCGCCGGGCTGACCCCGGACGAGGCCCTCGACCAGGCGCCCAAGAGCGCCCAGCAGCGTTTCCAGGTTCCGCAGATTCTCGGGGAGGACTAG
- a CDS encoding DHA2 family efflux MFS transporter permease subunit — protein sequence MVIGFFMILLDQTIVAVATESLEQSLGAGPNEIIWVTSAYLLAFAVPLLFTGRLGDQIGPKKATIIGLVIFTGASLWCGLSGSIGMLIVARVVQGFGAAMVSPQSLSVITRVFRQESRGAAMGVWGAVAGIATMVGPIAGGLLVDSVGWEWIFFINVPIGVIAVLAVLRLVPSLPTSTHKYDVVGIVLSAIGMFLFVFGIQQGSERDWGAVYVVMIIAGVALMATFIWWQSKVRTEPLVPLRLFQNRNFAVGNGAISTMGFVVAGTMVPLMMFLQLVMGLSAIKAGLVLVPMAVTSGILAPFVGRLADRVDPRVLTVIGYGSMAGAAFWLAIVMSPTTSVPQIIGPMILLGIGNGFVWAPTSSTTMRTLDLKIAGAGSGVYNTTRQVGAVIGSAAIAAVLQTRMTSHVAEGADPHTALANGLSDAFFLPAAVILVGALITLAFRTPGRREQGERAGTAPQDS from the coding sequence ATGGTCATCGGGTTCTTCATGATCTTGTTGGACCAGACCATCGTCGCCGTCGCCACCGAATCGCTCGAGCAGAGCCTGGGTGCCGGCCCCAACGAGATCATTTGGGTTACCAGCGCCTACCTCCTCGCGTTCGCCGTTCCTCTACTGTTTACAGGCCGGCTCGGCGACCAGATCGGCCCGAAAAAGGCGACGATCATCGGTCTGGTCATCTTCACCGGAGCCTCGCTGTGGTGCGGTCTATCGGGAAGCATCGGCATGCTCATCGTGGCGCGCGTCGTCCAGGGATTCGGCGCGGCGATGGTCAGCCCGCAATCGCTTTCGGTGATCACGCGAGTGTTCCGCCAGGAGTCCCGCGGCGCAGCGATGGGCGTGTGGGGTGCCGTAGCGGGCATCGCCACGATGGTCGGACCGATCGCCGGTGGTCTGCTCGTGGACTCCGTCGGGTGGGAGTGGATCTTCTTCATCAACGTGCCCATCGGCGTCATCGCGGTGCTCGCCGTCTTGCGGCTGGTGCCCTCGCTGCCCACATCCACTCACAAGTATGACGTCGTGGGAATCGTTCTCTCGGCCATCGGCATGTTCCTGTTCGTCTTCGGCATCCAGCAGGGATCCGAACGCGATTGGGGCGCCGTATACGTGGTGATGATCATCGCGGGCGTCGCGCTCATGGCCACGTTCATCTGGTGGCAGAGCAAGGTGCGCACCGAACCACTGGTGCCGCTGCGGCTATTCCAGAACCGGAACTTCGCCGTCGGCAACGGCGCCATCTCGACGATGGGCTTCGTCGTGGCCGGCACGATGGTTCCGCTCATGATGTTCCTCCAGCTCGTCATGGGGCTCAGCGCCATCAAGGCGGGCCTGGTCCTCGTGCCGATGGCGGTCACCTCCGGCATCCTCGCGCCGTTCGTCGGGCGGCTCGCCGACCGCGTCGATCCGCGCGTGCTCACTGTGATCGGCTACGGCTCGATGGCCGGCGCCGCATTCTGGCTTGCGATCGTCATGTCCCCGACGACCTCGGTTCCGCAGATTATCGGGCCGATGATCTTGTTGGGAATTGGCAACGGATTCGTCTGGGCTCCGACGTCATCGACAACGATGCGAACCCTGGATCTGAAGATCGCCGGGGCGGGTTCCGGGGTCTACAACACCACACGGCAGGTCGGCGCCGTCATCGGTTCGGCGGCGATCGCGGCCGTGCTCCAGACCCGGATGACGAGTCATGTCGCAGAGGGGGCGGATCCGCACACAGCGCTTGCCAATGGATTGTCGGACGCGTTCTTCCTACCCGCGGCGGTCATCCTCGTGGGCGCGCTGATCACGCTCGCATTCCGCACCCCCGGTCGTCGCGAGCAGGGCGAACGGGCGGGCACGGCGCCCCAGGACTCGTAG
- a CDS encoding exonuclease domain-containing protein, with protein sequence MPAATPPTSGPVDRSKLLSFDLETTGPNPATALVVTSALLRITGAEVEERQWLADPGVDIPAEATAVHGISTEHARSNGQNHAQVVAETIEGIRSGWDAGYTLVVFNAPFDLTILHRLDPTFQVTGPVLDPYVIDRAIDPYRKGKRTLTALCEHYDIALDGAHDAAVDALAAARLAWKLANHEQVRADTWTEFNDKQAAWHAERQESFRAYLERQGRPATDVNTAWPIGG encoded by the coding sequence ATGCCCGCTGCCACGCCGCCGACCTCTGGTCCCGTCGACCGTTCCAAGCTGTTGTCCTTCGACCTGGAGACCACGGGGCCGAACCCGGCCACAGCGCTCGTGGTGACCTCCGCGCTGCTGCGCATCACCGGCGCCGAGGTCGAAGAACGCCAATGGCTCGCGGACCCGGGCGTCGACATCCCGGCCGAGGCAACCGCGGTCCACGGCATCTCCACCGAACACGCCCGCAGCAACGGCCAGAACCACGCGCAGGTCGTCGCCGAAACCATCGAGGGCATCCGGTCCGGTTGGGATGCCGGCTACACGCTCGTCGTGTTCAATGCGCCATTCGACCTGACGATACTGCACCGGCTCGACCCGACGTTCCAGGTCACCGGCCCAGTGCTCGACCCATACGTGATCGACCGCGCCATCGACCCATATCGCAAGGGAAAGCGGACGCTGACCGCGCTGTGCGAGCACTATGACATCGCTCTCGACGGCGCCCACGATGCGGCAGTCGACGCCCTCGCCGCCGCCCGGCTGGCGTGGAAGCTCGCAAACCACGAGCAGGTCCGAGCGGACACGTGGACCGAGTTCAACGACAAGCAGGCCGCCTGGCACGCCGAGCGTCAGGAGAGCTTCCGCGCCTATTTGGAACGCCAGGGGCGCCCGGCCACGGACGTGAATACGGCCTGGCCGATCGGCGGCTGA
- a CDS encoding ATP-dependent 6-phosphofructokinase, whose amino-acid sequence MRIGMLTAGGDCPGLNAVIRAVVRTSRAEYDTPVLGFEDGWSGLVDDSAVSLYDDEDIDRLLLRGGTVLGTGRLNPDTLRDSLPQIKRTLERHAIDVLIAIGGDGTLTAANWLHDNGVPVVGVPKTIDNDVAATDYTFGFDTAVSVAADAIDRLHTTAESHERVMLVEVMGRHAGWIALHAGLAAGAHMIVIPEVPFDIDYVCKVMKRRFQMGENYGICVVAEGATPAEGSSMTIDEGEIDQFGHQVFTGVANAMAVEIKERLDRDVRTTVLGHTQRGGTPTSRDRVLATRYGVHAAHLANSGKHGVFVALRGEDIVPLPIADAISRLKTVPVEMYDEAASLFG is encoded by the coding sequence GTGCGAATAGGAATGCTCACGGCCGGCGGCGATTGCCCGGGACTCAACGCGGTGATCCGCGCCGTCGTCCGCACCTCGCGCGCCGAATACGACACGCCCGTGCTCGGGTTCGAGGACGGGTGGTCCGGTCTGGTCGATGACTCGGCCGTGTCGTTGTACGACGACGAGGATATCGACCGCTTGCTCCTGCGTGGCGGGACCGTGCTCGGAACGGGACGCCTCAACCCGGACACGCTGAGGGATTCGCTGCCCCAGATCAAGCGGACGCTCGAGCGGCACGCCATCGACGTGCTCATCGCGATCGGGGGCGACGGGACACTGACCGCCGCGAACTGGCTCCACGACAACGGAGTACCGGTGGTGGGGGTGCCCAAGACCATCGACAACGACGTCGCGGCGACCGACTACACCTTTGGATTCGACACCGCCGTGTCCGTCGCCGCGGACGCCATCGATCGTCTCCACACCACCGCCGAGTCCCACGAACGGGTGATGCTCGTGGAGGTGATGGGCCGGCATGCCGGTTGGATCGCGCTGCATGCGGGACTCGCTGCCGGGGCACACATGATCGTGATCCCGGAGGTTCCCTTCGATATCGATTACGTCTGCAAGGTGATGAAGCGGCGCTTCCAGATGGGAGAGAACTACGGGATCTGTGTGGTCGCCGAGGGCGCCACACCGGCCGAGGGCTCATCGATGACGATCGATGAGGGCGAGATCGACCAGTTCGGGCACCAGGTGTTCACCGGGGTGGCGAACGCAATGGCCGTGGAGATCAAGGAACGGCTGGACCGCGACGTGAGGACCACTGTGCTCGGGCACACCCAGCGGGGCGGAACTCCGACGTCACGAGACCGGGTTCTCGCGACGAGGTACGGGGTGCACGCCGCGCACCTCGCGAACTCCGGGAAGCACGGCGTGTTCGTCGCGCTTCGCGGGGAGGACATCGTGCCGCTGCCGATAGCGGACGCGATCAGCCGGCTCAAGACGGTGCCGGTGGAAATGTACGACGAGGCCGCGAGCCTCTTCGGCTGA
- a CDS encoding cysteine desulfurase family protein, with product MSIRHYLDHAATTPPRPSAMAAFAATSTGQNPSSLHADGRAARSALEQARDVVAECLGASPSEVVFTSGGTESDNIGIIGAARAVRAAGKRAVVAVSAAEHHSVLDSAEQIAREGGRVRTIDVDSEGVPSIASIEEIAAGVASTPGEFLVLGAMVANNEIGTITDTAGIARALAGTATHFHADAVQAAGHIPIDFAASGADSMSISGHKFGAPMGIGALLIRRDAPVQPLGFGGGQERDLRSGSVNVPGAVALAAALTDATEEMEHSAKILVELRDRLIDGIRGAVPGAELVGPEDRGAYDRRLPGNVNIFFPGREGESMLMLLDQAGISCSTGSACTAGVAEASHVALATGRNVDDAKSVLRFTLGWTSTDADIDATIAAIADVAEKARRPDVTRSRLRPGR from the coding sequence ATGAGCATCCGCCACTACCTTGATCACGCCGCAACGACACCACCGCGTCCCTCGGCGATGGCCGCGTTTGCCGCTACGTCGACCGGGCAGAACCCCTCCTCGCTGCACGCCGACGGCCGCGCGGCGCGTAGTGCGCTGGAGCAGGCCCGCGATGTCGTCGCCGAGTGCCTCGGGGCATCACCAAGCGAGGTGGTCTTCACCTCGGGCGGTACCGAATCCGACAACATCGGGATCATTGGGGCCGCCAGAGCAGTGCGGGCGGCGGGCAAACGCGCAGTGGTCGCGGTTTCTGCAGCCGAACACCACTCCGTGCTCGACTCGGCCGAGCAAATCGCAAGGGAAGGCGGACGGGTACGCACGATCGACGTTGACTCGGAGGGCGTGCCGTCGATCGCTTCGATCGAGGAGATCGCCGCCGGCGTGGCTTCGACCCCGGGGGAGTTCCTCGTCCTCGGGGCGATGGTGGCGAACAACGAGATCGGAACGATCACCGACACAGCGGGAATCGCTCGTGCCCTCGCCGGAACCGCGACACACTTTCACGCCGATGCAGTGCAGGCCGCCGGGCACATCCCGATCGACTTCGCCGCATCTGGCGCGGACTCGATGAGCATCTCCGGGCACAAGTTCGGCGCGCCGATGGGGATCGGCGCTCTCTTGATTCGGAGGGATGCACCCGTGCAACCGCTCGGATTCGGAGGCGGACAGGAGCGAGACCTTCGCTCAGGAAGCGTCAACGTTCCCGGGGCGGTGGCATTGGCGGCGGCGCTCACCGACGCGACGGAGGAGATGGAGCATTCTGCGAAGATTCTGGTCGAGCTGCGGGACCGTCTCATCGACGGGATCCGCGGCGCCGTGCCCGGTGCCGAGCTCGTCGGGCCGGAGGATCGCGGGGCATACGATCGCCGACTTCCTGGAAACGTGAACATATTCTTTCCGGGGCGGGAGGGAGAGTCGATGCTGATGCTTCTCGACCAGGCCGGAATATCCTGCTCGACCGGCTCCGCATGTACCGCAGGGGTGGCCGAGGCCAGTCATGTGGCTCTCGCCACCGGCCGCAACGTGGACGATGCGAAGTCGGTGTTGCGCTTCACTCTGGGCTGGACCAGCACCGACGCGGACATCGATGCGACGATCGCCGCGATCGCGGACGTCGCCGAGAAAGCGCGGCGGCCCGACGTCACACGCTCTCGACTTCGCCCTGGGCGGTAG